A DNA window from Camelina sativa cultivar DH55 chromosome 17, Cs, whole genome shotgun sequence contains the following coding sequences:
- the LOC104754231 gene encoding uncharacterized protein LOC104754231 — protein MKEMGDVVLFIDETYTKPSSTRCRICHEEEEAESYFEAPCSCSGTIKFAHRDCIQRWCDEKGNTICEICLQEYKPGYTTTSKPCRLIEAATVTIGDDLHIARRGNEGRRRNRRRLVSRAESADFQECNSGADRGASCCTFLALVFSVVLLIKHAFDVVYGTNEYPFTIFTVLTLKAIGILLPMLVIIRTVTAIQRSLRYEYLDSEEDTLSSDEEDNGLEEEEQQQHLA, from the exons ATGAAAGAGATGGGTGATGTAGTTTTGTTTATAGATGAAACTTATACGAAACCGAGTTCAACTCGGTGTAGAATCtgtcatgaagaagaagaagctgagagctACTTTGAAGCTCCTTGTTCTTGCTCAGGAACCATCAAG tTCGCTCATAGAGATTGCATACAACGATGGTGCGATGAGAAAGGAAACACAATTTGTGAAATTTGTCTCCAG GAGTATAAACCTGGATATACCACGACTTCAAAACCATGTCGATTGATCGAAGCAGCAACAGTCACAATCGg AGATGATTTACATATAGCGAGGAGAGgaaatgaaggaagaagaagaaatagaagaagattAGTGAGCAGAGCAGAATCAGCAGATTTTCAAGAATGCAACTCTGGTGCTGATAGAGGCGCCTCTTGTTGTACATTCTTGGCTCTCGTT TTTTCGGTGGTGTTGTTGATAAAGCATGCATTTGATGTGGTTTATGGAACCAACGAGTATCCCTTCACAATTTTCACG GTATTAACATTGAAGGCCATTGGCATACTATTGCCAATGCTCGTTATCATTCGAACTGTCACAGCTATTCAGAGGAGTCTCCGATATGAATATCTC GATTCTGAGGAAGATACATTAAGCTCTGACGAAGAAGATAATGGTTTGGAGGAGgaagagcaacaacaacatttggcttga